From Clostridia bacterium, a single genomic window includes:
- a CDS encoding carboxypeptidase-like regulatory domain-containing protein: protein MSRSTITLVVVLGIAVSFLGLPAALCQTSASIAGTVVGDDGKPVAAIVSAIRDTLPAVGGRAQAAEDGAFLIPGLTAGVYTICAAVEDLVYLDPCIWSAHPLTVQVGEGDAATGARVVMKKAVPLQVRLDDPGKVLGQTISGKQSGPKVLMGVFTPRRLFQPLQMRSTDAKGRDYQLLVPADEAAASLYVVVRGATIVDQAGAEVEPNGKHMPLVRSKDKEPKVVSLTIKDSKTP from the coding sequence GTGTCGCGATCGACTATTACCTTAGTGGTAGTTCTTGGAATTGCCGTATCCTTCTTGGGATTACCTGCTGCGCTGTGTCAGACCAGTGCCAGTATCGCTGGTACGGTCGTCGGAGACGACGGAAAGCCGGTTGCTGCTATCGTTAGCGCCATTCGGGACACACTGCCTGCCGTTGGCGGACGCGCCCAAGCCGCCGAGGACGGTGCGTTTCTGATACCCGGCTTGACCGCCGGCGTATATACGATCTGCGCAGCGGTCGAGGATTTGGTGTATCTGGACCCGTGTATCTGGTCCGCGCATCCTTTGACCGTACAGGTTGGGGAGGGCGATGCTGCCACGGGTGCCAGGGTAGTGATGAAGAAAGCAGTCCCACTGCAGGTTCGCTTGGATGATCCGGGCAAGGTTCTGGGGCAAACTATCTCTGGCAAGCAATCCGGGCCCAAGGTGCTGATGGGCGTCTTCACGCCCCGACGTCTCTTCCAACCACTGCAAATGCGGAGCACGGACGCCAAGGGGAGAGATTATCAACTCCTCGTCCCGGCGGACGAAGCCGCAGCTTCCCTCTACGTTGTCGTGCGCGGAGCGACGATTGTCGATCAAGCGGGTGCCGAAGTCGAGCCCAACGGGAAGCATATGCCATTAGTGCGGAGCAAGGATAAGGAACCGAAGGTGGTCAGCCTGACCATCAAGGACTCAAA